In Perca fluviatilis chromosome 18, GENO_Pfluv_1.0, whole genome shotgun sequence, one genomic interval encodes:
- the ndufaf4 gene encoding NADH dehydrogenase [ubiquinone] 1 alpha subcomplex assembly factor 4, protein MGARVARMFRNFNLENRVHREISKEKPRVAPRHETGLPPSAASSEAAETAETVNRRNEPLLTLLRAVYVESTDPAAAEAPKEVAADKAAERRPLRFRLPGDVYGLVELTDVPKGKLTIAEALKALSSHRRQPQTWTPHKIAQEYSLDLKDTKALLEFFIPFQVQIIPPKSENAKQIKAS, encoded by the exons ATGGGGGCACGAGTTGCACGTATGTTCAGAAATTTCAACCTAGAAAACCGGGTACACCGAGAAATCTCCAAGGAGAAGCCGCGAGTAGCACCCCGACACGAGACCGGCCTCCCGCCCTCCGCCGCCAGCTCTGAAG CCGCGGAGACCGCGGAGACCGTGAACCGGAGGAACGAGCCTCTGCTGACCCTGCTCCGGGCCGTGTATGTGGAGTCTACAGACCCTGCAGCAGCAGAG GCACCAAAGGAAGTGGCGGCGGATAAAGCAGCGGAGCGGCGGCCGCTGAGGTTCCGTTTACCGGGGGACGTTTACGGCCTGGTGGAGCTCACAGACGTTCCTAAAGGCAAGCTGACCATCGCTGAGGCTCTGAAGGCCCTGAGCAGCCACCGCCGTCAGCCCCAGACATGGACGCCGCATAAGATCGCTCAGGAATATTCTCTGGACTTGAAGGACACAAAAGCTCTTCTAGAGTTCTTCATCCCCTTCCAGGTTCAGATCATACCACCCAAGTCTGAAAATGCCAAGCAGATCAAGGCTTCGTAG